In a genomic window of Gloeocapsopsis dulcis:
- a CDS encoding AAA family ATPase yields MDCQYSLSITTRSLILLIGLPGSGKSTLARQLLAEDPRRRLISSDMLRQQLFGSESIQGPWLVIWRQIQIQFQQTVLQISQGTATEAIYDATNAQRRHRREVITLARASGFNYITGVWVDAPIWLCLARNKRRDRIVPEEVVLRMHRQLRDAPPTLTEDLDCLILYPSNLKYGYHTAALTNNRT; encoded by the coding sequence ATGGATTGTCAATACTCTTTATCAATCACAACTCGTTCCCTAATTTTGTTGATTGGATTACCAGGTAGTGGTAAATCAACACTAGCGCGACAGCTGCTGGCGGAAGATCCCCGTCGGCGGCTGATTTCTAGCGATATGCTGCGTCAACAGTTATTTGGCAGTGAAAGCATACAAGGACCTTGGTTAGTGATTTGGCGTCAAATCCAAATTCAATTTCAGCAAACTGTGCTACAAATTTCTCAAGGAACTGCCACTGAAGCAATTTATGATGCTACGAATGCTCAGCGTCGCCATCGACGCGAAGTTATTACCCTTGCCCGTGCTAGTGGCTTTAATTACATTACTGGAGTATGGGTTGATGCCCCAATTTGGCTGTGTTTAGCACGCAATAAAAGACGCGATCGCATTGTACCAGAAGAAGTTGTGCTGCGAATGCACCGTCAACTGCGAGATGCTCCACCAACACTCACAGAAGATCTAGATTGCTTGATTCTCTACCCCTCTAATTTAAAGTACGGATATCACACAGCAGCTTTGACAAACAACCGAACGTAA
- a CDS encoding glucose-1-phosphate adenylyltransferase, which produces MKKVLAIILGGGAGTRLYPLTKLRAKPAVPLAGKYRLIDIPVSNCINSEIFKIYVLTQFNSASLNRHIARAYSFSGFTEGFVEVLAAQQTPENPNWFQGTADAVRQYIWLLEEWDADEYLILSGDHLYRMDYRLFVQRHRDTNADITLSVVPMDERRASDFGLMKINDSGRVVDFSEKPKGEALRQMQVDTSILGLTADQAQQKPYIASMGIYVFKKDVLIKLLKQSQEQTDFGKEIIPASAQDYNVQAYLFDGYWEDIGTIEAFYDANLALTRQPQPEFSFYDEHAPIYSRARYLPPSKLLDCQVTESIVGDGCILKKCHIHHSILGVRARIEAGCTIEDSLIMGADFYQPFAERQSDCNDGMTPLGIGANTTIRRAIVDKNARIGCDVKIINKDRVEEAEREAQGFYIRSGITVVLKNAVIPDGTVI; this is translated from the coding sequence GTGAAAAAAGTACTAGCGATTATTTTGGGGGGCGGTGCAGGTACGCGGCTTTATCCACTGACGAAGCTACGTGCCAAGCCAGCAGTACCATTGGCAGGGAAGTATCGCTTAATCGATATTCCTGTCAGTAACTGTATTAATTCAGAAATATTTAAAATCTACGTTCTGACACAATTCAACTCGGCGTCACTCAATCGTCATATCGCTCGTGCGTATAGCTTTTCGGGTTTTACCGAAGGTTTTGTAGAAGTCTTAGCAGCCCAACAAACGCCAGAAAACCCCAACTGGTTTCAAGGGACAGCAGACGCAGTCCGCCAATATATTTGGCTATTGGAAGAGTGGGATGCTGATGAGTACCTAATTTTATCTGGCGATCATCTTTACCGCATGGATTATCGCTTATTCGTCCAAAGACATCGCGATACCAATGCAGATATTACGCTTTCGGTCGTACCAATGGATGAGCGCCGCGCATCTGATTTTGGACTAATGAAAATCAATGATTCTGGACGAGTCGTTGATTTTAGCGAAAAGCCCAAAGGTGAAGCATTGCGTCAGATGCAAGTTGATACCAGTATTTTGGGATTAACAGCAGATCAAGCGCAACAAAAGCCATATATTGCATCGATGGGAATTTACGTTTTTAAAAAAGACGTCCTCATCAAACTCTTGAAACAATCTCAAGAACAAACGGATTTTGGGAAAGAAATTATTCCTGCTTCTGCTCAAGACTACAACGTTCAAGCTTACTTATTTGACGGTTATTGGGAAGATATTGGAACTATTGAGGCATTTTATGATGCTAATTTGGCTTTAACACGCCAACCACAGCCAGAATTTAGCTTTTACGATGAACATGCTCCAATTTACTCGCGGGCGCGTTATCTACCGCCTAGTAAACTTTTAGATTGCCAAGTTACCGAATCAATTGTAGGGGATGGTTGTATTTTAAAAAAATGTCACATTCACCATTCAATCTTAGGTGTACGTGCCCGGATTGAAGCTGGTTGCACGATTGAAGACTCATTAATTATGGGAGCAGACTTTTATCAACCGTTCGCCGAAAGGCAATCAGACTGCAATGATGGCATGACTCCTTTAGGAATCGGTGCAAATACAACAATTCGGCGGGCAATTGTCGATAAAAATGCGCGTATTGGTTGTGATGTCAAGATTATCAACAAAGATCGCGTAGAAGAGGCAGAACGCGAAGCTCAAGGATTTTACATTCGCAGTGGTATTACTGTTGTGCTGAAAAATGCAGTTATTCCTGATGGTACGGTAATTTAG
- a CDS encoding glycoside hydrolase family 13 protein, translating to MLIQTPDWVKHAVFYQIFPDRFAQSKQPHKRLLKNASWQDWHEMPTLQGYKGGDLWGVTEQLDYLQNLGITAIYFTPIFQSASNHRYHTHDYYQVDPLLGGNSAFKELLDACHERDMKVVLDGVFNHSSRGFFFFHDVLENAQHSPWVDWFKIQDWPLHPYDENFPANYGCWAGIRALPEFNHDNPEVREYIMEIAEYWMKFGIDGWRLDVPFEVKTPGFWQEFRDRVKAINPEAYIVGEVWGDSRQWLDGTQFDGVMNYLFAGPTIAFAASDRIVPQQVKGPSYEAYPSLSATEYAEKMQQLLQLYPWEIQLTQLNLLASHDTARLMSIADGDRQSVKLATLLLLTFPGAPSIYYGDEVGLPGGLDPDSRRGFPLETHWERDILECHRQLIALRHTHPALRTGTYRVLYAEAGIYVFARILENEEIVVAINTETTPANVAVFTNDLKSQPNQVLYGDGIARWHSVGESIQIKLSLPERSGCIFGI from the coding sequence ATGCTGATTCAAACCCCAGATTGGGTCAAGCACGCTGTTTTTTATCAAATTTTTCCAGATCGTTTTGCTCAAAGCAAGCAACCACACAAGCGATTATTGAAAAATGCCTCGTGGCAAGATTGGCATGAGATGCCGACACTCCAAGGTTACAAAGGTGGCGATTTGTGGGGTGTGACCGAACAGCTAGACTACTTGCAGAATTTGGGGATTACCGCCATTTACTTTACCCCCATCTTTCAATCAGCAAGTAATCACCGCTATCATACGCACGATTATTATCAAGTTGATCCCCTATTGGGAGGCAACAGCGCATTTAAGGAACTATTAGATGCTTGTCACGAACGCGATATGAAAGTTGTTTTGGATGGCGTTTTTAACCATTCAAGTCGCGGCTTTTTCTTTTTCCACGATGTCTTAGAAAACGCTCAACATTCCCCTTGGGTCGATTGGTTTAAAATCCAAGATTGGCCTTTGCATCCCTATGATGAGAATTTTCCAGCGAACTATGGTTGTTGGGCAGGAATTCGGGCGCTACCAGAGTTTAATCATGATAACCCAGAAGTACGCGAGTACATTATGGAAATTGCCGAATATTGGATGAAGTTTGGCATCGACGGTTGGCGCTTGGATGTACCATTTGAAGTGAAAACACCTGGTTTTTGGCAAGAGTTTCGCGATCGCGTTAAAGCAATCAACCCTGAAGCTTATATTGTCGGTGAAGTTTGGGGCGATTCGCGTCAGTGGCTTGATGGTACTCAATTTGATGGTGTGATGAATTACTTGTTTGCTGGACCAACTATTGCTTTTGCCGCAAGCGATCGCATAGTACCTCAACAAGTTAAAGGTCCTTCTTATGAGGCATACCCCTCACTCTCTGCAACTGAGTACGCAGAGAAAATGCAGCAACTTTTGCAACTCTACCCGTGGGAAATTCAACTGACACAGTTAAATTTACTTGCCAGTCACGATACTGCACGGTTAATGTCAATTGCAGATGGCGATCGCCAAAGTGTCAAATTAGCAACGCTACTTCTTTTAACTTTTCCTGGTGCGCCTAGTATCTATTACGGCGATGAAGTCGGCTTACCTGGTGGTTTAGATCCTGATTCTCGTCGTGGTTTTCCCCTAGAAACACATTGGGAACGCGATATCTTAGAGTGCCATCGTCAACTGATTGCATTACGACATACTCACCCAGCATTACGCACAGGTACATACCGAGTTCTGTATGCAGAAGCTGGTATTTATGTTTTTGCGCGAATCTTGGAGAATGAAGAAATTGTTGTTGCTATTAATACTGAGACAACACCGGCAAATGTAGCTGTATTCACAAATGATTTGAAATCTCAACCAAATCAAGTTTTATATGGAGATGGCATTGCTCGATGGCATAGTGTAGGTGAATCGATTCAGATCAAGTTAAGCTTGCCTGAACGCTCTGGGTGTATCTTTGGTATATAG
- a CDS encoding fasciclin domain-containing protein, producing the protein MADLIETAVNAGTFNTLVEAIKATDLVDILKSPGPYTVFAPTDEAFNNLPEGITLDALLQDNHKLKRIVTYHVAFGDVRAEDLMQIEEAETVEGSVVAVESSDGKIKVNDANVLQSDILADNGVIHVIDAVLVPGLVAAE; encoded by the coding sequence ATGGCTGATCTTATCGAAACTGCGGTTAATGCTGGAACATTCAATACTTTAGTAGAAGCAATCAAAGCAACAGACTTAGTTGACATTCTCAAAAGTCCTGGTCCATACACAGTCTTTGCACCTACAGATGAAGCATTTAACAACCTACCTGAAGGAATAACACTCGATGCCTTGCTACAAGATAACCACAAGTTAAAGCGAATAGTAACGTATCACGTTGCCTTTGGAGATGTGAGAGCCGAAGATTTAATGCAAATTGAGGAAGCAGAAACAGTTGAAGGTTCAGTTGTAGCAGTTGAATCCTCTGATGGGAAGATTAAAGTCAATGATGCAAACGTTTTGCAATCAGACATTTTGGCAGATAATGGTGTTATTCATGTCATTGATGCTGTACTCGTGCCAGGTTTAGTTGCTGCAGAGTAA
- a CDS encoding DNA-directed RNA polymerase subunit omega, with translation MLKRSKFETTQTQIMHRAEELIGAASNRYRITVQVANRAKRRRYEDFDNVDDPMMKPVIRAIIEMSDELTQPEIIGE, from the coding sequence ATGCTCAAGCGTTCCAAGTTCGAGACGACACAAACTCAAATTATGCATCGGGCAGAAGAACTCATCGGTGCAGCTTCTAACCGTTATCGGATTACAGTACAAGTAGCTAATCGTGCTAAACGCCGTCGTTACGAAGATTTTGATAATGTAGACGATCCGATGATGAAGCCAGTGATTCGGGCAATTATTGAAATGTCTGACGAGTTAACTCAACCGGAAATTATTGGGGAGTAA
- a CDS encoding DUF1818 family protein yields the protein MERVVKSGTGWRVGWNPSAAKYQGLVGTNDWAIELTSAEFNDFCRLAIQLAESIDQIADELMEEEKISCEAESDLLWMEVTGYPHAYSLRFILHTGRGVEGSWTPQAVPSLIQAIQMIQVF from the coding sequence ATGGAGCGTGTTGTCAAAAGTGGGACAGGTTGGCGCGTTGGTTGGAACCCTAGTGCTGCAAAGTATCAAGGTTTAGTTGGTACAAATGATTGGGCGATCGAACTGACATCTGCTGAATTTAATGACTTTTGTCGATTAGCAATACAGTTAGCAGAATCGATCGATCAAATTGCGGATGAATTGATGGAGGAAGAGAAGATTAGTTGTGAAGCCGAAAGTGATTTGCTGTGGATGGAAGTAACAGGTTATCCTCATGCTTACAGTTTACGCTTCATTCTTCATACAGGACGAGGAGTAGAAGGCAGTTGGACACCCCAAGCTGTTCCTAGTTTAATTCAAGCAATACAAATGATTCAGGTTTTCTAG
- a CDS encoding DEAD/DEAH box helicase family protein, giving the protein MASNFDFLHTHYPQLFEHAAHAESLVYTAPRASCFYTRFTLEQAVHWLYANDPYLQLPYNSNLAALIHEQTFQDNLKTGLFPKIRAIHKMGNVAVHDSTSITEKDALHLVQELFHFLYWLYRSYAPDGKNIPSLNFERHLIPQPDTSISLDLSLPQLQALEAQSQADEMRRIAEERQRQTEQQMETLKVEIAALKQQNQAVPDTHDYNEADTRRYLIDVLLKEAGWNIEQAGWTEYEVQGMPNETGKGKVDYVLWGSDGKPLALIEAKRTTISSTQGKHQAKLYADCLEQRFGQRPIIFYTNGYDQWIWDDLNYPPREIQGFLKKDELERLIFRRTHRKRLHLVQVNPSIVERSYQTEAIRRITETFDEKKGRKALLVMATGTGKTRTAIALVDLLMKANWVKRVLFLADRNALLTQAFRAFKTHLPTVTPINLTKDKAVESANVVLSTYPTMLNCINRNNGRTDETERFFSPGHFDLVVVDEAHRSIYKKYRALFEYFDALLVGLTATPRAEVHRDTYRIFDLEPGVPSFAYELDDAVKDGYLVPSRGVDVPFKFLRTGVRYADLSPQEQEEYEEKFRDEDTGAIPDQVNAAALNQWLFNISTVDQALELLMQRGLKVDGGDRLGKTIIFARNHNHAEFIVQRFDANYPHYKGKFAQVIDSHNTYAQNLLDDFSEAHKEPTIAVSVDMLDTGVDVPEVVNLVFFKPVYSQVKFNQMIGRGTRLCPDLFGLGDNKQEFLVFDLCGNFDFFNQQIPEASQKLPETLTTRLVKARLELTQLNNEGATHDLEQAELRNTLLDDLHQHVATMERSNFLVRRHLQTVEEFSNRERWNQLNEDDVEAISVSLALLPNGLLTENRLAKEFDLLCFKLQLSILKRTNDFVSLRDKVRDLLSQLEEKDIPMVRDQLSLIQEVQAEDWWMDVTPWMIDYVRIHLRNLIKFIDRQAQCIVYTDFEDELGEVQEVDVPAHNTGFSPYQYRKKVEAYIRNHEDHIAIAKLKRNAPLTQTDLESLEKMLFGAEEIGSREQFEQVFGKDLHLKLFIRKLVGLDRNAAKIAFAQYLEGGNFSANQIRFVETIIDHLTQNGVMDPGLLYEPPFTDLHHKGLDGVFEDDDANQIVLLVDSFNETVGVFGAA; this is encoded by the coding sequence ATGGCATCGAACTTTGACTTTCTCCACACTCACTACCCGCAACTCTTTGAACACGCCGCCCACGCCGAGAGCTTAGTCTATACTGCCCCTCGCGCCAGCTGCTTCTATACCCGCTTTACCTTAGAGCAAGCTGTTCACTGGCTCTATGCCAACGATCCCTACCTCCAACTTCCCTACAACAGCAACCTTGCTGCCCTCATTCACGAGCAAACCTTTCAAGACAACCTAAAAACAGGACTCTTCCCCAAAATCCGCGCCATCCACAAGATGGGGAACGTTGCTGTTCACGACTCCACCAGTATCACGGAAAAAGATGCCCTCCACCTTGTTCAAGAACTCTTTCACTTCCTTTACTGGCTCTACCGCTCCTACGCCCCCGATGGTAAAAATATCCCCTCCCTTAACTTTGAGCGCCACCTCATTCCCCAACCTGACACATCCATAAGCCTTGACCTCTCCCTACCCCAACTCCAGGCGCTAGAAGCCCAATCCCAAGCAGACGAGATGCGCCGCATCGCCGAAGAACGGCAACGGCAAACTGAGCAGCAGATGGAAACCCTTAAAGTAGAAATTGCTGCCCTCAAGCAGCAAAACCAAGCCGTTCCCGACACCCACGACTACAACGAAGCCGATACCCGCCGCTACCTAATTGATGTACTCCTCAAAGAAGCGGGTTGGAACATCGAACAAGCTGGATGGACAGAGTACGAAGTCCAAGGGATGCCCAACGAGACGGGTAAAGGTAAAGTAGACTACGTACTTTGGGGCAGTGACGGCAAACCGCTTGCCCTAATCGAGGCCAAACGCACGACAATTAGCTCGACACAAGGCAAACACCAAGCTAAACTATATGCCGATTGCCTGGAGCAACGCTTTGGTCAGCGTCCTATCATCTTCTACACCAACGGCTACGACCAATGGATCTGGGACGACCTAAACTATCCACCCCGCGAGATCCAGGGCTTCCTCAAAAAAGACGAACTAGAACGCCTCATCTTCCGCCGTACCCACCGCAAACGACTCCATCTGGTTCAAGTTAACCCCAGCATCGTCGAGCGCAGTTATCAGACCGAAGCCATTCGCCGCATTACTGAAACCTTTGACGAGAAGAAAGGACGTAAAGCCCTACTGGTGATGGCAACCGGAACAGGAAAGACCCGTACTGCGATCGCTCTAGTCGATCTACTAATGAAAGCCAACTGGGTGAAGCGCGTCCTCTTCCTCGCTGACCGCAATGCCCTTCTCACCCAAGCCTTCCGTGCCTTTAAAACCCATCTCCCCACCGTCACTCCTATAAATTTAACGAAAGACAAAGCAGTTGAGAGTGCCAATGTCGTACTCTCCACCTATCCAACGATGCTCAACTGCATTAATCGAAACAACGGACGCACCGATGAAACTGAACGGTTCTTTAGTCCAGGACACTTTGATCTAGTTGTCGTTGATGAGGCACACCGCTCGATTTACAAGAAATATCGCGCCCTGTTTGAATACTTTGATGCTCTTTTGGTGGGTTTAACCGCTACCCCCCGAGCTGAAGTTCACCGAGACACCTACCGCATCTTTGACTTAGAGCCAGGAGTACCTTCTTTTGCCTACGAACTTGATGATGCTGTCAAAGACGGCTACCTTGTCCCCTCAAGGGGGGTGGATGTTCCCTTTAAGTTTTTACGTACAGGGGTCAGGTACGCAGACCTCTCACCCCAAGAACAGGAAGAATACGAGGAAAAATTCAGAGATGAGGACACCGGAGCCATCCCTGACCAAGTGAATGCAGCAGCTTTGAACCAGTGGCTCTTTAATATCAGCACTGTAGACCAGGCACTAGAGTTGCTGATGCAACGAGGGCTAAAAGTAGACGGAGGCGATCGCCTCGGTAAGACCATTATCTTCGCCCGTAACCACAATCATGCCGAGTTCATCGTTCAACGCTTCGATGCCAACTACCCCCACTACAAAGGCAAATTCGCTCAAGTCATCGACAGCCACAACACTTACGCCCAGAATCTCCTAGACGACTTCTCCGAAGCCCATAAAGAGCCGACCATTGCCGTTTCTGTAGATATGCTCGACACTGGCGTTGATGTCCCGGAAGTAGTCAACCTGGTTTTCTTCAAACCCGTCTATTCGCAAGTCAAGTTCAACCAGATGATCGGGCGAGGTACTCGCCTTTGCCCAGATCTTTTTGGCTTAGGCGACAATAAGCAAGAGTTTTTGGTGTTTGACCTCTGCGGTAACTTTGATTTCTTTAACCAGCAAATCCCTGAAGCTAGCCAAAAGCTCCCCGAAACCCTAACAACCCGCCTCGTCAAAGCCCGTCTCGAGCTAACCCAATTGAACAACGAAGGGGCAACCCACGATTTGGAGCAAGCCGAACTGCGAAATACTCTCCTAGACGACCTCCATCAGCACGTAGCGACAATGGAGCGATCAAACTTCTTGGTTCGCCGCCACCTGCAAACGGTAGAAGAATTCTCCAATCGAGAGCGGTGGAACCAACTTAATGAAGACGATGTGGAGGCGATTTCTGTTTCCTTGGCACTCCTTCCCAATGGTCTGCTGACTGAAAATCGCCTTGCCAAAGAATTTGATCTCCTCTGCTTCAAACTCCAACTCTCAATCTTGAAGCGCACGAATGATTTTGTCAGCCTACGCGACAAAGTGCGAGACCTCTTAAGCCAACTTGAGGAGAAAGACATTCCGATGGTCAGAGATCAACTCTCCCTGATCCAAGAAGTCCAGGCAGAAGATTGGTGGATGGATGTAACCCCCTGGATGATCGACTATGTACGGATTCACTTGCGGAACCTGATTAAGTTTATTGATCGCCAAGCGCAGTGCATCGTCTACACCGACTTCGAGGATGAACTTGGAGAAGTCCAGGAGGTTGACGTACCCGCTCATAATACGGGCTTCAGTCCTTACCAATATCGTAAGAAGGTCGAAGCCTACATTCGCAACCATGAAGACCACATTGCGATCGCCAAACTTAAGCGCAATGCCCCCCTAACCCAAACGGATCTGGAGTCTTTAGAAAAAATGCTCTTTGGAGCAGAAGAAATCGGGAGTCGAGAGCAATTCGAGCAAGTCTTTGGAAAGGACCTGCACCTCAAGCTGTTTATTCGTAAACTTGTCGGGTTAGACCGTAACGCCGCAAAAATTGCCTTTGCCCAGTATCTAGAGGGCGGCAACTTTAGCGCTAATCAAATTCGCTTTGTAGAAACCATCATCGACCACCTGACCCAAAACGGCGTAATGGACCCAGGCTTGCTCTACGAGCCGCCCTTCACGGATCTGCATCATAAAGGCTTGGATGGCGTGTTTGAAGACGACGATGCAAACCAGATCGTCTTGCTCGTGGACTCCTTCAACGAAACCGTAGGGGTATTTGGGGCAGCTTAA
- a CDS encoding Uma2 family endonuclease: protein MIASPQQPYLTPDRYLQMEDVSNVKHEYIDGQVYAMAGASDPHVTIALNLASDLRTHLRGSGCRVYISDMKARIESLNRFYYPDVMVTCDPNDQGTSTYKRFPALIVEVLSDSTEAFDRGDKFVDYQEIESLREYVLISTKRQRVECFRRNEQGLWVLQSYRPEQTSFRLESISFEGKLEGLYEDVTLG, encoded by the coding sequence ATGATTGCCTCCCCGCAACAGCCCTATCTCACCCCCGACCGATACCTCCAAATGGAGGATGTAAGTAACGTCAAGCATGAATACATTGATGGACAAGTCTATGCTATGGCAGGCGCAAGCGACCCCCACGTCACCATTGCCCTCAACCTTGCATCTGACTTACGCACCCACCTCCGAGGCTCCGGTTGCCGCGTCTACATCTCTGATATGAAAGCGCGAATCGAATCACTCAATCGGTTCTACTACCCTGATGTTATGGTTACTTGCGATCCCAACGACCAGGGAACCTCCACATATAAGCGCTTTCCTGCTCTGATCGTTGAAGTCTTGTCCGACTCGACAGAAGCCTTTGATCGGGGTGATAAGTTTGTTGATTACCAAGAAATAGAGAGCCTGCGCGAGTACGTTTTGATTAGTACCAAACGGCAGCGAGTTGAGTGCTTTCGACGCAACGAACAAGGGCTGTGGGTGTTGCAGTCTTATAGACCGGAACAAACATCATTTCGGCTCGAAAGTATTAGTTTTGAGGGAAAACTTGAAGGACTTTATGAAGATGTGACGTTAGGATAG
- a CDS encoding DEAD/DEAH box helicase has translation MTFRNLGLSSDLLRAVADQSYTEPTPIQQQAIPAILQGQDVFASAQTGTGKTAGFTLPLLQRLSIGHPGKEHRAPRALILTPTRELAAQVSDSVRTYGKYLSLRSAVIYGGIAIGPQIQTLRRGVDILIATPGRLLDHLEQKTLDLSQIEILVLDECDRMLDMGFIHDIRKILAKLPSSRQTLMFSATFSKTIQQLANTLLKSPTLIQVAPRNTASEQVKQVVHLVDRDRKRELLAYMISFHNWKQVLVFTRTKHGANRLAEQLAKDGLRTAAIHGNKSQAARMRSLNDFKQGKVRVLVATDVASRGLDIDQLPHVVNFELPNVPEDYVHRIGRTGRAGKEGRAVSLVCQDEYPLLESIEQLLNQTLTKDVVLGYEPSSLADEAEQPNRKRSKQRRSNWAKPQTQSKPTRSKKPTLVESRVQKRYRTA, from the coding sequence ATGACATTTCGCAACCTCGGTCTTTCGAGCGACTTACTTCGTGCTGTCGCCGATCAGAGCTACACCGAGCCAACCCCCATTCAGCAGCAAGCAATTCCCGCCATTTTGCAGGGGCAAGATGTCTTCGCCAGCGCTCAAACTGGAACGGGTAAAACGGCTGGTTTTACCCTGCCTCTACTGCAACGCCTCAGCATCGGTCATCCTGGTAAGGAACATCGCGCCCCCCGCGCCCTCATCCTCACCCCCACCCGCGAACTGGCAGCCCAGGTCAGCGATAGCGTCAGAACCTATGGTAAATACCTGTCCCTGCGCTCGGCAGTAATCTATGGTGGCATCGCAATTGGACCGCAAATTCAAACGCTGCGTCGGGGAGTTGATATTTTAATCGCCACTCCTGGTCGTTTACTCGACCACTTGGAGCAAAAGACCCTCGATCTTTCCCAAATAGAAATACTCGTGCTGGATGAATGCGATCGGATGTTAGATATGGGCTTTATCCATGACATCCGCAAAATTCTGGCGAAGTTGCCCTCATCTCGGCAAACGCTGATGTTTTCTGCGACCTTCTCTAAAACAATTCAGCAGCTTGCTAACACCCTGCTCAAGTCTCCTACCCTAATCCAAGTTGCCCCCCGCAATACCGCTTCTGAGCAAGTGAAGCAGGTCGTTCATCTTGTCGATCGCGATCGCAAGCGAGAACTACTTGCTTACATGATTAGTTTCCACAACTGGAAACAAGTGCTAGTGTTCACTCGCACGAAACATGGTGCTAATCGTCTAGCAGAGCAGCTTGCTAAAGATGGTCTAAGAACAGCCGCGATTCATGGCAACAAAAGTCAAGCAGCCCGCATGAGATCTCTAAACGATTTTAAGCAGGGCAAGGTGCGGGTATTAGTCGCCACTGACGTAGCATCACGGGGACTAGATATCGATCAGCTCCCTCATGTAGTAAACTTTGAACTGCCCAATGTACCAGAAGACTACGTGCATCGCATTGGTCGTACAGGTCGCGCTGGCAAGGAAGGACGAGCAGTTTCTCTGGTTTGCCAAGATGAATATCCACTTTTGGAGAGCATCGAACAATTGCTCAATCAGACCCTTACCAAAGACGTGGTTCTAGGATACGAGCCAAGCTCCCTAGCAGATGAGGCAGAGCAACCGAATCGTAAACGCTCCAAGCAACGTCGCAGTAACTGGGCAAAGCCTCAAACACAATCTAAACCTACTCGTAGCAAAAAGCCTACTTTAGTGGAGAGTCGCGTTCAGAAACGATACCGCACTGCTTAA